One Azoarcus sp. DN11 DNA segment encodes these proteins:
- a CDS encoding MMPL family transporter, producing MAMGSDGVTEALTVTADPAEFDRNSGNLLERLVFNYRVLLIAVCAVVTALFGYEASKIAVNASYEGMMPASHPYIRNYLDNRDNLRGLGNVVRVVVENKNGDIYDAEYLKTLAEINDALYLTRGVDRAWLKSLWTPLVRWSEVTERGFVGGPIIPGDFSPTPESLEKVKANVQRAGLVGTLVSNDSRSSMIVVPLLERYPDTKAPIDYQELSHRLEENARAKAGENTRVYIVGFAKVMGDLIDGLRQVMSFFLITAVTAAALIYFYTRCVRSTLLVLACSLIAVIWHAGIMVLLGKGLDPFTMLVPFLVFAIGVSHGAQKMNGIMQDIGRGNHKWVAARYTFRRLIIAGLTALLADAVGFAVLSIIDIPVIRDLALSASIGVAILIFTNLFLLPVLLSYTGVSPKAAERSLRDESQERGGSGIGRVWSVLDRFTERKWAAGTVALAAVVTVASFAISTHLKIGDLDAGAPELRADSRYNRDNDFVTRNFGLSSDVFSVMVKTNKSDCSNFFETFVEADRLARTLRETPGVQTTTSFVDVVTSGVMGNYEGNPKWLTIARDQTVLNSAAAQRISWGTDQVNSDCTLMPVTAFLVDHKADTLARVSKVAEAFAAEHDTEDRKFLLAAGNAGIEAATNAVVKESNVKMLLYVYAAVVVLCFVAFRSWRAVVVALVPLVITSILAEALMVVLGIGVKVATLPVIALGVGIGVDYALYLLSVQLTQQRMGVPLDAAFRRAVTFTGKVVALIGFTLAAGVITWVSSPIKFQADMGMLLAFMFLWNMVGALVLIPALSHFLLRDVGQKVAEGTGPVVPESGVRHTEPAAGHGVPSTQEQGAVLENVVKFDRRAELVPKCAMGE from the coding sequence ATGGCGATGGGTTCTGATGGGGTCACCGAAGCGCTGACCGTGACGGCCGACCCGGCGGAATTCGACCGGAATTCGGGCAACCTGCTCGAACGACTGGTGTTCAATTACCGCGTCTTGCTAATCGCGGTCTGCGCGGTGGTTACCGCGCTGTTCGGCTACGAAGCCTCGAAGATCGCGGTCAACGCGAGTTACGAAGGCATGATGCCGGCGAGCCACCCGTACATCCGGAATTACCTCGACAACCGGGACAACCTTAGGGGGCTCGGGAACGTCGTGCGCGTCGTGGTCGAGAACAAGAACGGCGACATCTACGACGCCGAATACCTCAAGACGCTGGCGGAGATCAACGACGCGCTGTACCTGACGCGCGGCGTCGACCGGGCGTGGCTCAAGTCGCTATGGACGCCGCTTGTGCGCTGGAGCGAAGTGACCGAGCGGGGCTTTGTCGGCGGGCCGATCATCCCCGGCGACTTCAGCCCCACGCCCGAATCGCTCGAGAAGGTGAAGGCCAACGTGCAGCGTGCCGGCCTGGTCGGCACGCTGGTGTCGAACGATTCGCGCTCGAGCATGATCGTCGTGCCCTTGCTGGAGCGTTATCCTGACACCAAGGCGCCGATCGACTACCAGGAGTTGTCGCACCGTCTCGAGGAGAATGCGCGGGCGAAGGCCGGCGAGAACACGCGCGTGTACATCGTGGGTTTCGCCAAGGTGATGGGGGATCTCATCGACGGCCTCAGGCAGGTGATGTCGTTCTTCCTGATCACTGCCGTGACCGCCGCGGCGCTCATCTACTTCTACACCCGTTGTGTGCGCAGCACACTGCTGGTGCTCGCCTGTTCGCTGATCGCCGTCATCTGGCATGCAGGAATCATGGTCCTGCTCGGCAAGGGGCTCGATCCCTTCACGATGCTCGTGCCCTTTCTCGTCTTCGCGATCGGTGTCAGCCACGGCGCGCAGAAGATGAACGGCATCATGCAGGACATCGGACGCGGCAATCACAAGTGGGTGGCGGCGCGGTACACCTTCCGCCGCCTGATCATCGCCGGGCTTACGGCGCTGCTCGCGGACGCGGTCGGCTTCGCCGTGCTGAGCATCATCGACATCCCGGTGATCCGCGACCTCGCACTGTCTGCGAGCATCGGCGTGGCGATCCTGATCTTCACGAATCTCTTCCTGCTGCCGGTGCTGCTTTCGTACACGGGCGTTTCCCCCAAGGCGGCCGAGCGGAGCCTGCGCGACGAATCGCAGGAGCGGGGCGGAAGCGGCATCGGTCGCGTATGGAGCGTCCTCGACCGGTTTACCGAGCGCAAATGGGCGGCCGGAACGGTTGCCTTGGCCGCCGTCGTCACCGTGGCCAGCTTTGCGATCAGCACCCACCTCAAGATCGGCGACCTCGACGCCGGGGCGCCCGAGCTGCGGGCGGACTCCCGCTACAACCGGGACAACGATTTCGTTACGCGGAACTTCGGGCTGTCGAGCGACGTGTTCTCGGTGATGGTGAAGACGAACAAGTCGGATTGTTCGAACTTCTTCGAAACCTTCGTCGAAGCCGACCGACTGGCGCGCACCCTGCGGGAGACCCCGGGGGTGCAGACGACGACCTCCTTCGTCGACGTGGTCACCTCGGGGGTCATGGGCAACTACGAAGGCAACCCGAAGTGGCTCACGATCGCCCGTGACCAGACGGTGCTCAACAGCGCCGCGGCACAGCGCATCAGCTGGGGCACCGATCAGGTGAACTCGGACTGCACGCTGATGCCCGTCACGGCCTTCCTTGTCGATCACAAGGCCGACACGCTGGCGCGGGTGTCGAAGGTCGCCGAGGCCTTCGCGGCCGAGCACGACACCGAGGACCGCAAATTCCTCCTGGCCGCCGGCAACGCCGGCATCGAGGCGGCGACGAACGCGGTGGTCAAGGAATCCAACGTCAAGATGCTGCTGTACGTCTATGCGGCGGTCGTCGTGCTGTGCTTCGTCGCGTTCCGCAGCTGGCGCGCAGTGGTCGTGGCGTTGGTGCCGCTGGTGATCACGTCGATCCTTGCGGAGGCCTTGATGGTCGTGCTGGGGATCGGCGTGAAGGTGGCGACGCTGCCGGTCATCGCGCTGGGCGTGGGCATCGGCGTCGACTACGCGCTCTACCTGCTCAGCGTCCAGCTCACGCAGCAGCGCATGGGTGTTCCGCTCGACGCCGCGTTCCGCCGCGCCGTCACTTTCACGGGCAAGGTCGTGGCCCTGATCGGTTTTACCCTCGCGGCAGGCGTCATCACCTGGGTGTCATCCCCGATCAAGTTCCAGGCCGACATGGGGATGCTGCTGGCCTTCATGTTCCTGTGGAACATGGTCGGGGCGCTGGTGTTGATTCCGGCCCTGTCGCACTTCCTGCTGCGTGACGTCGGGCAGAAGGTCGCGGAGGGCACGGGGCCGGTCGTACCCGAGTCCGGAGTGCGGCACACTGAGCCGGCGGCCGGGCATGGCGTGCCGTCGACGCAGGAACAGGGCGCCGTTCTCGAGAATGTCGTCAAGTTTGACCGGCGCGCGGAACTGGTACCGAAATGTGCGATGGGCGAGTAA